In the genome of Phlebotomus papatasi isolate M1 chromosome 2, Ppap_2.1, whole genome shotgun sequence, one region contains:
- the LOC129804647 gene encoding prominin-like protein isoform X1, translated as MMAILYQLPRLFFWVSLPMVVMAGYAHDGGRILDFKETSFSNWEQNVTYKSSTGYHARGMAPMYHITNRVLDLFIGPDAIPEGYIIVSDRSVSFGPKVHNQQYGDLAKHYWAILVVVALAALIIVLTPIIGFCFCCCRCAGACGGRSQPFDKKHDTCRRVFLGLFLICAGTGIVFGVVVAFVTNSYMQQGVENATVSAREAVDDTRLFLKTTSSEINHLLVRNYNELSNDLHQMLNETATVTMTRLDEASNATSLTQLNNFVQTLPQVKENLERLKVLTSDLQTNASQLNDGLRGVKRELLNSLSGCDAAPCRDVMSQYEIGKLDLNGIDYNQMLDRYFPRLPDVTATIDNVNGLITGKLMSSLANGQQAVEDVKKKINDVIAENIPRVSKAISDAGLAIKEASNEVTRAIDRISDLSGNYTYKYFETADDYVREYSVYRYYAGLAISSVLLLILLCISMGLLCGICGKRPDGYGDDCCNKGAGGRFLMMAVAVIFLTLSLLTLAALIQFLVGLVAHRGVCVSLKNPTDDQIFNYVDRLIDLNTVIYPSSSNNRGKSGKQQLRQFQREVEPFRISQVIEACHENKAAYEVLQLRNFRDINEIREYPEKYNIDGLLDDLIRSINVQSNLVILNADARAEIQRLATSELNNFPAYKFEQHLSDEITKINLTELALKLEETAQKIPTSPNMNDIRSSLRIQALHLKTYQTNLVTPMTDGKNEILTLATDLDKTLHFNSNSFEEAINKFLVETDKAQDFINRNGTEFVQQVIGELTTGFRNEITSYLDLVIRTTENQVGRCGPISNVYNATLVAACNRVIDPLNGFWAGVGWCVLIFIPTVILCVKLSGLYQKSDPYPGPLVESEYLYDAYSERDNIPLANSGPKHKRRNKKYERRRNSRDPRDYYEDSNSPGGSRDNRYNDMAPNFYRSDGNNNAFSPPNSGPSNVFYITAGQSPMGPPEKPPRSSAGPFDRKHTPKSMRKQNRSQFF; from the exons GTTACATAATTGTGTCTGATCGGAGTGTTTCCTTTGGGCCAAAAGTGCACAATCAGCAATATGGTGATTTGGCCAAACATTATTGGGCTATTTTGGTGGTTGTCGCTCTGGCAGCACTTATAATAGTTCTCACGCCAATTATTGG ATTCTGCTTCTGCTGTTGCCGCTGTGCTGGAGCTTGCGGTGGCAGGTCACAGCCCTTTGACAAGAAGCACGATACTTGTCGTCGTGTCTTCCTGGGATTGTTCCTAATTTGTGCCGGGACGGGAATTGTGTTTGGCGTTGTGGTGGCTTTCGTTACCAATAGCTACATGCAGCAGGGCGTTGAGAATGCCACAGTGTCTGCTAGGGAGGCTGTAGATGATACAAGACTCTTTCTCAAGACGACATCGAGCGAAATAAATCATCTACTTGTGCGGAATTACAATGAACTGTCCAATGATCTGCATCAAATGCTCAATGAGACAGCCACGGTGACAATGACGAGGCTCGATGAAGCCTCAAATGCCACATCCCTCACTCAGCTCAATAATTTTGTGCAGACACTGCCGCAGGTGAAAGAGAATCTGGAGCGCCTGAAGGTGCTGACGAGCGATCTGCAAACAAATGCATCACAATTGAATGATG GGCTTCGGGGTGTAAAAAGGGAACTGCTGAATTCACTGTCGGGTTGCGATGCTGCTCCGTGTCGCGATGTCATGTCACAGTACGAAATTGGGAAGCTCGATCTCAATGGCATTGACTACAATCag ATGCTAGACAGGTATTTTCCTCGG CTTCCAGATGTCACAGCCACAATTGATAACGTCAATGGACTGATAACGGGCAAATTGATGTCTTCGCTGGCAAATGGTCAGCAGGCTGTTGAGGATGTGAAGAAGAAGATCAATGATGTAATTGCTGAGAATATTCCCAGAGTCAGTAAGGCGATCAGTGATGCTGGCCTGGCTATTAAGGAAGCATCGAATGAGGTCACAAGGGCCATTGACAGGATATCCGATCTATCTGGGAATTACACGTACAAATACTTTGAGACGGCGGATGATTATGTACGAGAGTACAGTGTCTATCGCTACTACGCTGGGCTTGCCATCAGCTCAGTGCTCCTGCTCATCCTTCTTTGCATCTCAATGGGGCTTCTCTGTGGCATTTGTGGCAAGCGACCAGACGGATATGGCGATGATTGCTGCAACAAAGGAGCTGGCGGGAGGTTCCTCATGAT GGCTGTTGCTGTGATCTTTCTCACACTTTCTTTGCTCACCCTGGCAGCTCTAATTCAATTCCTCGTGGGATTAGTTGCTCACCGTGGAGTTTGTGTATCTCTCAA GAATCCAACAGatgatcaaattttcaattatgttGATCGTCTTATTGATCTCAACACTGTGATCTATCCATCGTCTTCCAACAATCGCGGCAAGAGTGGAAAGCAGCAGCTGAGGCAGTTCCAGCGAGAAGTTGAACCATTTAGGATTTCTCAGGTGATCGAGGCATGCCATGAGAACAAAGCAGCCTATGAAGTGCTTCAGTTGAGAAATTTCCGGGATATCAATGAAATCCGGGAATATCCGGAAAAGTACAATATCGATGGGCTTCTCGATGATCTGATCAGGAGTATCAATGTTCAGAGTAATTTGGTGATTTTGAATGCTGATGCCAGGGCAGAAATTCAGAGATTGGCCACGTCGGAGTTGAATAATTTCCCAGCTTATAAATTTGAACAGCATCTCAGTGATGAAATTACCAAGATCAATCTGACGGAGTTGGCGCTAAAGCTGGAAGAAACTGCCCAGAAAATTCCAACGTCACCCAATATGAATGATATTAGGTCGAGTTTGAGGATTCAGGCGCTGCATCTGAAGACCTATCAAACAAATCTCGTGACTCCGATGACAGATGGGAAGAATGAGATTCTCACCCTGGCCACGGATCTCGACAAGACGCTCCATTTCAATTCGAACTCCTTTGAGGAGGCCATCAATAAGTTCCTGGTGGAAACGGACAAAGCCCAGGACTTTATCAATCGCAACGGAACGGAATTTGTTCAGCAAGTTATTGGGGAGCTGACTACGGGATTCCGGAATGAGATAACTTCGTATCTGGATCTGGTGATTAGGACAACGGAAAATCAAGTTGGACGATGCGGACCGATTTCTAATGTCTACAATGCAACTCTTGTGGCAGCCTGCAACAGAGTCATTGATCCTCTC AATGGTTTCTGGGCTGGAGTGGGATGGTGCGTCTTGATTTTCATCCCAACGGTCATTTTGTGCGTGAAGCTGTCTGGTCTCTACCAGAAATCCGATCCCTATCCGGGTCCTCTAGTTGAATC TGAATATTTGTACGATGCTTACAGTGAGAGGGACAACATTCCATTGGCAAA CAGTGGACCGAAACACAAAAGGCGCAACAAGAAGTACGAACGAAGGAGGAATTCACGTGATCCACGGGATTACTATGAAGACTCCAATTCTCCTGGCGGTTCCAGGGACAATCGATACAATGATATGGCTCCCAA TTTCTATCGTTCAGATGGAAATAACAATGCTTTTTCACCACCAAATTCCGGTCCGTCGAATGTTTTCTACATAACAGCGGGTCAATCACCAATGGGTCCCCCCGAAAAGCCCCCAAGATCCTCCGCTGGTCCATTCGATCGGAAACACACGCCTAAATCCATGAGAAAGCAGAACAGATCACAATTTTTCTAA
- the LOC129804647 gene encoding prominin-like protein isoform X7, with product MMAILYQLPRLFFWVSLPMVVMAGYAHDGGRILDFKETSFSNWEQNVTYKSSTGYHARGMAPMYHITNRVLDLFIGPDAIPEGYIIVSDRSVSFGPKVHNQQYGDLAKHYWAILVVVALAALIIVLTPIIGFCFCCCRCAGACGGRSQPFDKKHDTCRRVFLGLFLICAGTGIVFGVVVAFVTNSYMQQGVENATVSAREAVDDTRLFLKTTSSEINHLLVRNYNELSNDLHQMLNETATVTMTRLDEASNATSLTQLNNFVQTLPQVKENLERLKVLTSDLQTNASQLNDGLRGVKRELLNSLSGCDAAPCRDVMSQYEIGKLDLNGIDYNQLPDVTATIDNVNGLITGKLMSSLANGQQAVEDVKKKINDVIAENIPRVSKAISDAGLAIKEASNEVTRAIDRISDLSGNYTYKYFETADDYVREYSVYRYYAGLAISSVLLLILLCISMGLLCGICGKRPDGYGDDCCNKGAGGRFLMMAVAVIFLTLSLLTLAALIQFLVGLVAHRGVCVSLKNPTDDQIFNYVDRLIDLNTVIYPSSSNNRGKSGKQQLRQFQREVEPFRISQVIEACHENKAAYEVLQLRNFRDINEIREYPEKYNIDGLLDDLIRSINVQSNLVILNADARAEIQRLATSELNNFPAYKFEQHLSDEITKINLTELALKLEETAQKIPTSPNMNDIRSSLRIQALHLKTYQTNLVTPMTDGKNEILTLATDLDKTLHFNSNSFEEAINKFLVETDKAQDFINRNGTEFVQQVIGELTTGFRNEITSYLDLVIRTTENQVGRCGPISNVYNATLVAACNRVIDPLNGFWAGVGWCVLIFIPTVILCVKLSGLYQKSDPYPGPLVESSGPKHKRRNKKYERRRNSRDPRDYYEDSNSPGGSRDNRYNDMAPNFYRSDGNNNAFSPPNSGPSNVFYITAGQSPMGPPEKPPRSSAGPFDRKHTPKSMRKQNRSQFF from the exons GTTACATAATTGTGTCTGATCGGAGTGTTTCCTTTGGGCCAAAAGTGCACAATCAGCAATATGGTGATTTGGCCAAACATTATTGGGCTATTTTGGTGGTTGTCGCTCTGGCAGCACTTATAATAGTTCTCACGCCAATTATTGG ATTCTGCTTCTGCTGTTGCCGCTGTGCTGGAGCTTGCGGTGGCAGGTCACAGCCCTTTGACAAGAAGCACGATACTTGTCGTCGTGTCTTCCTGGGATTGTTCCTAATTTGTGCCGGGACGGGAATTGTGTTTGGCGTTGTGGTGGCTTTCGTTACCAATAGCTACATGCAGCAGGGCGTTGAGAATGCCACAGTGTCTGCTAGGGAGGCTGTAGATGATACAAGACTCTTTCTCAAGACGACATCGAGCGAAATAAATCATCTACTTGTGCGGAATTACAATGAACTGTCCAATGATCTGCATCAAATGCTCAATGAGACAGCCACGGTGACAATGACGAGGCTCGATGAAGCCTCAAATGCCACATCCCTCACTCAGCTCAATAATTTTGTGCAGACACTGCCGCAGGTGAAAGAGAATCTGGAGCGCCTGAAGGTGCTGACGAGCGATCTGCAAACAAATGCATCACAATTGAATGATG GGCTTCGGGGTGTAAAAAGGGAACTGCTGAATTCACTGTCGGGTTGCGATGCTGCTCCGTGTCGCGATGTCATGTCACAGTACGAAATTGGGAAGCTCGATCTCAATGGCATTGACTACAATCag CTTCCAGATGTCACAGCCACAATTGATAACGTCAATGGACTGATAACGGGCAAATTGATGTCTTCGCTGGCAAATGGTCAGCAGGCTGTTGAGGATGTGAAGAAGAAGATCAATGATGTAATTGCTGAGAATATTCCCAGAGTCAGTAAGGCGATCAGTGATGCTGGCCTGGCTATTAAGGAAGCATCGAATGAGGTCACAAGGGCCATTGACAGGATATCCGATCTATCTGGGAATTACACGTACAAATACTTTGAGACGGCGGATGATTATGTACGAGAGTACAGTGTCTATCGCTACTACGCTGGGCTTGCCATCAGCTCAGTGCTCCTGCTCATCCTTCTTTGCATCTCAATGGGGCTTCTCTGTGGCATTTGTGGCAAGCGACCAGACGGATATGGCGATGATTGCTGCAACAAAGGAGCTGGCGGGAGGTTCCTCATGAT GGCTGTTGCTGTGATCTTTCTCACACTTTCTTTGCTCACCCTGGCAGCTCTAATTCAATTCCTCGTGGGATTAGTTGCTCACCGTGGAGTTTGTGTATCTCTCAA GAATCCAACAGatgatcaaattttcaattatgttGATCGTCTTATTGATCTCAACACTGTGATCTATCCATCGTCTTCCAACAATCGCGGCAAGAGTGGAAAGCAGCAGCTGAGGCAGTTCCAGCGAGAAGTTGAACCATTTAGGATTTCTCAGGTGATCGAGGCATGCCATGAGAACAAAGCAGCCTATGAAGTGCTTCAGTTGAGAAATTTCCGGGATATCAATGAAATCCGGGAATATCCGGAAAAGTACAATATCGATGGGCTTCTCGATGATCTGATCAGGAGTATCAATGTTCAGAGTAATTTGGTGATTTTGAATGCTGATGCCAGGGCAGAAATTCAGAGATTGGCCACGTCGGAGTTGAATAATTTCCCAGCTTATAAATTTGAACAGCATCTCAGTGATGAAATTACCAAGATCAATCTGACGGAGTTGGCGCTAAAGCTGGAAGAAACTGCCCAGAAAATTCCAACGTCACCCAATATGAATGATATTAGGTCGAGTTTGAGGATTCAGGCGCTGCATCTGAAGACCTATCAAACAAATCTCGTGACTCCGATGACAGATGGGAAGAATGAGATTCTCACCCTGGCCACGGATCTCGACAAGACGCTCCATTTCAATTCGAACTCCTTTGAGGAGGCCATCAATAAGTTCCTGGTGGAAACGGACAAAGCCCAGGACTTTATCAATCGCAACGGAACGGAATTTGTTCAGCAAGTTATTGGGGAGCTGACTACGGGATTCCGGAATGAGATAACTTCGTATCTGGATCTGGTGATTAGGACAACGGAAAATCAAGTTGGACGATGCGGACCGATTTCTAATGTCTACAATGCAACTCTTGTGGCAGCCTGCAACAGAGTCATTGATCCTCTC AATGGTTTCTGGGCTGGAGTGGGATGGTGCGTCTTGATTTTCATCCCAACGGTCATTTTGTGCGTGAAGCTGTCTGGTCTCTACCAGAAATCCGATCCCTATCCGGGTCCTCTAGTTGAATC CAGTGGACCGAAACACAAAAGGCGCAACAAGAAGTACGAACGAAGGAGGAATTCACGTGATCCACGGGATTACTATGAAGACTCCAATTCTCCTGGCGGTTCCAGGGACAATCGATACAATGATATGGCTCCCAA TTTCTATCGTTCAGATGGAAATAACAATGCTTTTTCACCACCAAATTCCGGTCCGTCGAATGTTTTCTACATAACAGCGGGTCAATCACCAATGGGTCCCCCCGAAAAGCCCCCAAGATCCTCCGCTGGTCCATTCGATCGGAAACACACGCCTAAATCCATGAGAAAGCAGAACAGATCACAATTTTTCTAA
- the LOC129804647 gene encoding prominin-like protein isoform X3 codes for MMAILYQLPRLFFWVSLPMVVMAGYAHDGGRILDFKETSFSNWEQNVTYKSSTGYHARGMAPMYHITNRVLDLFIGPDAIPEGYIIVSDRSVSFGPKVHNQQYGDLAKHYWAILVVVALAALIIVLTPIIGFCFCCCRCAGACGGRSQPFDKKHDTCRRVFLGLFLICAGTGIVFGVVVAFVTNSYMQQGVENATVSAREAVDDTRLFLKTTSSEINHLLVRNYNELSNDLHQMLNETATVTMTRLDEASNATSLTQLNNFVQTLPQVKENLERLKVLTSDLQTNASQLNDGLRGVKRELLNSLSGCDAAPCRDVMSQYEIGKLDLNGIDYNQLPDVTATIDNVNGLITGKLMSSLANGQQAVEDVKKKINDVIAENIPRVSKAISDAGLAIKEASNEVTRAIDRISDLSGNYTYKYFETADDYVREYSVYRYYAGLAISSVLLLILLCISMGLLCGICGKRPDGYGDDCCNKGAGGRFLMMAVAVIFLTLSLLTLAALIQFLVGLVAHRGVCVSLKNPTDDQIFNYVDRLIDLNTVIYPSSSNNRGKSGKQQLRQFQREVEPFRISQVIEACHENKAAYEVLQLRNFRDINEIREYPEKYNIDGLLDDLIRSINVQSNLVILNADARAEIQRLATSELNNFPAYKFEQHLSDEITKINLTELALKLEETAQKIPTSPNMNDIRSSLRIQALHLKTYQTNLVTPMTDGKNEILTLATDLDKTLHFNSNSFEEAINKFLVETDKAQDFINRNGTEFVQQVIGELTTGFRNEITSYLDLVIRTTENQVGRCGPISNVYNATLVAACNRVIDPLNGFWAGVGWCVLIFIPTVILCVKLSGLYQKSDPYPGPLVESEYLYDAYSERDNIPLANSGPKHKRRNKKYERRRNSRDPRDYYEDSNSPGGSRDNRYNDMAPNFYRSDGNNNAFSPPNSGPSNVFYITAGQSPMGPPEKPPRSSAGPFDRKHTPKSMRKQNRSQFF; via the exons GTTACATAATTGTGTCTGATCGGAGTGTTTCCTTTGGGCCAAAAGTGCACAATCAGCAATATGGTGATTTGGCCAAACATTATTGGGCTATTTTGGTGGTTGTCGCTCTGGCAGCACTTATAATAGTTCTCACGCCAATTATTGG ATTCTGCTTCTGCTGTTGCCGCTGTGCTGGAGCTTGCGGTGGCAGGTCACAGCCCTTTGACAAGAAGCACGATACTTGTCGTCGTGTCTTCCTGGGATTGTTCCTAATTTGTGCCGGGACGGGAATTGTGTTTGGCGTTGTGGTGGCTTTCGTTACCAATAGCTACATGCAGCAGGGCGTTGAGAATGCCACAGTGTCTGCTAGGGAGGCTGTAGATGATACAAGACTCTTTCTCAAGACGACATCGAGCGAAATAAATCATCTACTTGTGCGGAATTACAATGAACTGTCCAATGATCTGCATCAAATGCTCAATGAGACAGCCACGGTGACAATGACGAGGCTCGATGAAGCCTCAAATGCCACATCCCTCACTCAGCTCAATAATTTTGTGCAGACACTGCCGCAGGTGAAAGAGAATCTGGAGCGCCTGAAGGTGCTGACGAGCGATCTGCAAACAAATGCATCACAATTGAATGATG GGCTTCGGGGTGTAAAAAGGGAACTGCTGAATTCACTGTCGGGTTGCGATGCTGCTCCGTGTCGCGATGTCATGTCACAGTACGAAATTGGGAAGCTCGATCTCAATGGCATTGACTACAATCag CTTCCAGATGTCACAGCCACAATTGATAACGTCAATGGACTGATAACGGGCAAATTGATGTCTTCGCTGGCAAATGGTCAGCAGGCTGTTGAGGATGTGAAGAAGAAGATCAATGATGTAATTGCTGAGAATATTCCCAGAGTCAGTAAGGCGATCAGTGATGCTGGCCTGGCTATTAAGGAAGCATCGAATGAGGTCACAAGGGCCATTGACAGGATATCCGATCTATCTGGGAATTACACGTACAAATACTTTGAGACGGCGGATGATTATGTACGAGAGTACAGTGTCTATCGCTACTACGCTGGGCTTGCCATCAGCTCAGTGCTCCTGCTCATCCTTCTTTGCATCTCAATGGGGCTTCTCTGTGGCATTTGTGGCAAGCGACCAGACGGATATGGCGATGATTGCTGCAACAAAGGAGCTGGCGGGAGGTTCCTCATGAT GGCTGTTGCTGTGATCTTTCTCACACTTTCTTTGCTCACCCTGGCAGCTCTAATTCAATTCCTCGTGGGATTAGTTGCTCACCGTGGAGTTTGTGTATCTCTCAA GAATCCAACAGatgatcaaattttcaattatgttGATCGTCTTATTGATCTCAACACTGTGATCTATCCATCGTCTTCCAACAATCGCGGCAAGAGTGGAAAGCAGCAGCTGAGGCAGTTCCAGCGAGAAGTTGAACCATTTAGGATTTCTCAGGTGATCGAGGCATGCCATGAGAACAAAGCAGCCTATGAAGTGCTTCAGTTGAGAAATTTCCGGGATATCAATGAAATCCGGGAATATCCGGAAAAGTACAATATCGATGGGCTTCTCGATGATCTGATCAGGAGTATCAATGTTCAGAGTAATTTGGTGATTTTGAATGCTGATGCCAGGGCAGAAATTCAGAGATTGGCCACGTCGGAGTTGAATAATTTCCCAGCTTATAAATTTGAACAGCATCTCAGTGATGAAATTACCAAGATCAATCTGACGGAGTTGGCGCTAAAGCTGGAAGAAACTGCCCAGAAAATTCCAACGTCACCCAATATGAATGATATTAGGTCGAGTTTGAGGATTCAGGCGCTGCATCTGAAGACCTATCAAACAAATCTCGTGACTCCGATGACAGATGGGAAGAATGAGATTCTCACCCTGGCCACGGATCTCGACAAGACGCTCCATTTCAATTCGAACTCCTTTGAGGAGGCCATCAATAAGTTCCTGGTGGAAACGGACAAAGCCCAGGACTTTATCAATCGCAACGGAACGGAATTTGTTCAGCAAGTTATTGGGGAGCTGACTACGGGATTCCGGAATGAGATAACTTCGTATCTGGATCTGGTGATTAGGACAACGGAAAATCAAGTTGGACGATGCGGACCGATTTCTAATGTCTACAATGCAACTCTTGTGGCAGCCTGCAACAGAGTCATTGATCCTCTC AATGGTTTCTGGGCTGGAGTGGGATGGTGCGTCTTGATTTTCATCCCAACGGTCATTTTGTGCGTGAAGCTGTCTGGTCTCTACCAGAAATCCGATCCCTATCCGGGTCCTCTAGTTGAATC TGAATATTTGTACGATGCTTACAGTGAGAGGGACAACATTCCATTGGCAAA CAGTGGACCGAAACACAAAAGGCGCAACAAGAAGTACGAACGAAGGAGGAATTCACGTGATCCACGGGATTACTATGAAGACTCCAATTCTCCTGGCGGTTCCAGGGACAATCGATACAATGATATGGCTCCCAA TTTCTATCGTTCAGATGGAAATAACAATGCTTTTTCACCACCAAATTCCGGTCCGTCGAATGTTTTCTACATAACAGCGGGTCAATCACCAATGGGTCCCCCCGAAAAGCCCCCAAGATCCTCCGCTGGTCCATTCGATCGGAAACACACGCCTAAATCCATGAGAAAGCAGAACAGATCACAATTTTTCTAA
- the LOC129804647 gene encoding prominin-like protein isoform X2 produces MMAILYQLPRLFFWVSLPMVVMAGYAHDGGRILDFKETSFSNWEQNVTYKSSTGYHARGMAPMYHITNRVLDLFIGPDAIPEGYIIVSDRSVSFGPKVHNQQYGDLAKHYWAILVVVALAALIIVLTPIIGFCFCCCRCAGACGGRSQPFDKKHDTCRRVFLGLFLICAGTGIVFGVVVAFVTNSYMQQGVENATVSAREAVDDTRLFLKTTSSEINHLLVRNYNELSNDLHQMLNETATVTMTRLDEASNATSLTQLNNFVQTLPQVKENLERLKVLTSDLQTNASQLNDGLRGVKRELLNSLSGCDAAPCRDVMSQYEIGKLDLNGIDYNQMLDRYFPRLPDVTATIDNVNGLITGKLMSSLANGQQAVEDVKKKINDVIAENIPRVSKAISDAGLAIKEASNEVTRAIDRISDLSGNYTYKYFETADDYVREYSVYRYYAGLAISSVLLLILLCISMGLLCGICGKRPDGYGDDCCNKGAGGRFLMMAVAVIFLTLSLLTLAALIQFLVGLVAHRGVCVSLKNPTDDQIFNYVDRLIDLNTVIYPSSSNNRGKSGKQQLRQFQREVEPFRISQVIEACHENKAAYEVLQLRNFRDINEIREYPEKYNIDGLLDDLIRSINVQSNLVILNADARAEIQRLATSELNNFPAYKFEQHLSDEITKINLTELALKLEETAQKIPTSPNMNDIRSSLRIQALHLKTYQTNLVTPMTDGKNEILTLATDLDKTLHFNSNSFEEAINKFLVETDKAQDFINRNGTEFVQQVIGELTTGFRNEITSYLDLVIRTTENQVGRCGPISNVYNATLVAACNRVIDPLNGFWAGVGWCVLIFIPTVILCVKLSGLYQKSDPYPGPLVESEYLYDAYSERDNIPLANGPKHKRRNKKYERRRNSRDPRDYYEDSNSPGGSRDNRYNDMAPNFYRSDGNNNAFSPPNSGPSNVFYITAGQSPMGPPEKPPRSSAGPFDRKHTPKSMRKQNRSQFF; encoded by the exons GTTACATAATTGTGTCTGATCGGAGTGTTTCCTTTGGGCCAAAAGTGCACAATCAGCAATATGGTGATTTGGCCAAACATTATTGGGCTATTTTGGTGGTTGTCGCTCTGGCAGCACTTATAATAGTTCTCACGCCAATTATTGG ATTCTGCTTCTGCTGTTGCCGCTGTGCTGGAGCTTGCGGTGGCAGGTCACAGCCCTTTGACAAGAAGCACGATACTTGTCGTCGTGTCTTCCTGGGATTGTTCCTAATTTGTGCCGGGACGGGAATTGTGTTTGGCGTTGTGGTGGCTTTCGTTACCAATAGCTACATGCAGCAGGGCGTTGAGAATGCCACAGTGTCTGCTAGGGAGGCTGTAGATGATACAAGACTCTTTCTCAAGACGACATCGAGCGAAATAAATCATCTACTTGTGCGGAATTACAATGAACTGTCCAATGATCTGCATCAAATGCTCAATGAGACAGCCACGGTGACAATGACGAGGCTCGATGAAGCCTCAAATGCCACATCCCTCACTCAGCTCAATAATTTTGTGCAGACACTGCCGCAGGTGAAAGAGAATCTGGAGCGCCTGAAGGTGCTGACGAGCGATCTGCAAACAAATGCATCACAATTGAATGATG GGCTTCGGGGTGTAAAAAGGGAACTGCTGAATTCACTGTCGGGTTGCGATGCTGCTCCGTGTCGCGATGTCATGTCACAGTACGAAATTGGGAAGCTCGATCTCAATGGCATTGACTACAATCag ATGCTAGACAGGTATTTTCCTCGG CTTCCAGATGTCACAGCCACAATTGATAACGTCAATGGACTGATAACGGGCAAATTGATGTCTTCGCTGGCAAATGGTCAGCAGGCTGTTGAGGATGTGAAGAAGAAGATCAATGATGTAATTGCTGAGAATATTCCCAGAGTCAGTAAGGCGATCAGTGATGCTGGCCTGGCTATTAAGGAAGCATCGAATGAGGTCACAAGGGCCATTGACAGGATATCCGATCTATCTGGGAATTACACGTACAAATACTTTGAGACGGCGGATGATTATGTACGAGAGTACAGTGTCTATCGCTACTACGCTGGGCTTGCCATCAGCTCAGTGCTCCTGCTCATCCTTCTTTGCATCTCAATGGGGCTTCTCTGTGGCATTTGTGGCAAGCGACCAGACGGATATGGCGATGATTGCTGCAACAAAGGAGCTGGCGGGAGGTTCCTCATGAT GGCTGTTGCTGTGATCTTTCTCACACTTTCTTTGCTCACCCTGGCAGCTCTAATTCAATTCCTCGTGGGATTAGTTGCTCACCGTGGAGTTTGTGTATCTCTCAA GAATCCAACAGatgatcaaattttcaattatgttGATCGTCTTATTGATCTCAACACTGTGATCTATCCATCGTCTTCCAACAATCGCGGCAAGAGTGGAAAGCAGCAGCTGAGGCAGTTCCAGCGAGAAGTTGAACCATTTAGGATTTCTCAGGTGATCGAGGCATGCCATGAGAACAAAGCAGCCTATGAAGTGCTTCAGTTGAGAAATTTCCGGGATATCAATGAAATCCGGGAATATCCGGAAAAGTACAATATCGATGGGCTTCTCGATGATCTGATCAGGAGTATCAATGTTCAGAGTAATTTGGTGATTTTGAATGCTGATGCCAGGGCAGAAATTCAGAGATTGGCCACGTCGGAGTTGAATAATTTCCCAGCTTATAAATTTGAACAGCATCTCAGTGATGAAATTACCAAGATCAATCTGACGGAGTTGGCGCTAAAGCTGGAAGAAACTGCCCAGAAAATTCCAACGTCACCCAATATGAATGATATTAGGTCGAGTTTGAGGATTCAGGCGCTGCATCTGAAGACCTATCAAACAAATCTCGTGACTCCGATGACAGATGGGAAGAATGAGATTCTCACCCTGGCCACGGATCTCGACAAGACGCTCCATTTCAATTCGAACTCCTTTGAGGAGGCCATCAATAAGTTCCTGGTGGAAACGGACAAAGCCCAGGACTTTATCAATCGCAACGGAACGGAATTTGTTCAGCAAGTTATTGGGGAGCTGACTACGGGATTCCGGAATGAGATAACTTCGTATCTGGATCTGGTGATTAGGACAACGGAAAATCAAGTTGGACGATGCGGACCGATTTCTAATGTCTACAATGCAACTCTTGTGGCAGCCTGCAACAGAGTCATTGATCCTCTC AATGGTTTCTGGGCTGGAGTGGGATGGTGCGTCTTGATTTTCATCCCAACGGTCATTTTGTGCGTGAAGCTGTCTGGTCTCTACCAGAAATCCGATCCCTATCCGGGTCCTCTAGTTGAATC TGAATATTTGTACGATGCTTACAGTGAGAGGGACAACATTCCATTGGCAAA TGGACCGAAACACAAAAGGCGCAACAAGAAGTACGAACGAAGGAGGAATTCACGTGATCCACGGGATTACTATGAAGACTCCAATTCTCCTGGCGGTTCCAGGGACAATCGATACAATGATATGGCTCCCAA TTTCTATCGTTCAGATGGAAATAACAATGCTTTTTCACCACCAAATTCCGGTCCGTCGAATGTTTTCTACATAACAGCGGGTCAATCACCAATGGGTCCCCCCGAAAAGCCCCCAAGATCCTCCGCTGGTCCATTCGATCGGAAACACACGCCTAAATCCATGAGAAAGCAGAACAGATCACAATTTTTCTAA